The nucleotide window GGTATTCGCGACTGCCTGCATTGCGGCCCTGGCGGGTTGCGCGGGCAGCGTGCCGCCTCAGATCCAGCGCCTGCCCGAACGGGTGGAACTCAACAGCGTGCCGTTCTATCGCGGCGAGATGTACCAGGGTGCCCCGCAATCCCTGGCTGCCGTGCTGACCGCGCAAGGTACAGTGATTACCCCGGGGTTGCTGGAGAAACCATTGCACCTGCCAGGTGGCGAAGCCGGTTTGCAGCAGAATATGCAAACCCTGGCGCGAGAGTACGGGTTGGTGGTGTATCCCCTCGACAGTGAATTGCCCGCATTGTTGGAGCAGGTCGCGGCGGGCAATCCGGTGTTGCTGCGCTACACCGAGGGCACGGCATTATGGGGTGGACCTCGATACGGGATTCTCGCCGGCTATAACCGGCAGAAGCGCACGGTCCTGCTGCGTTCGGGCATGAACCGGAGACTGTTGATGAGCTTCAGCGGGTTCGAATCGGCCTTCAAGGATGCCGGCGGCTGGGCGGTACTGCTCCAGCGGCCCACGCAGCTACCAGCCAACGTCAACCCGCAGCGCTGGTTGAAAGCGGCGGACGAGCTGGCCGGGGCAGGGCAAGAGCAGGCAGCGGCGCGGGCCACCAAGACCCTGGGGTCAACGCATTGATGGCGTGCCCCGTTCGTCACCTGCCGGGCACAACCCGGCACGCCTGAAACTCTTATCATCAGGGCCCGGACTGTTCGGGCCATGATTCAAGGAGGCAGGTATGGCACAATCGAAAACGCCCACGGGACCCCATTCTTCCGAACATTCGTCCGCTGATGATGAGCTGGGATTCGATCCGGATTCCCCGGATCTCGATGATCCGCAAGTCGATCCGATAGGGCCGGCCAAAGCCCCTCGTGACGAGAAAGACGATAAGGGTAAACCCCGGGCCAAGGCCTATGATCCGCTCGGTGACCTGAAGCATTGAGCGAAA belongs to Pseudomonas sp. B21-028 and includes:
- a CDS encoding DUF6021 family protein, yielding MAQSKTPTGPHSSEHSSADDELGFDPDSPDLDDPQVDPIGPAKAPRDEKDDKGKPRAKAYDPLGDLKH
- a CDS encoding peptidase C39 family protein translates to MLPAIPSFRSLVFATACIAALAGCAGSVPPQIQRLPERVELNSVPFYRGEMYQGAPQSLAAVLTAQGTVITPGLLEKPLHLPGGEAGLQQNMQTLAREYGLVVYPLDSELPALLEQVAAGNPVLLRYTEGTALWGGPRYGILAGYNRQKRTVLLRSGMNRRLLMSFSGFESAFKDAGGWAVLLQRPTQLPANVNPQRWLKAADELAGAGQEQAAARATKTLGSTH